In Argiope bruennichi chromosome X1, qqArgBrue1.1, whole genome shotgun sequence, a single window of DNA contains:
- the LOC129958455 gene encoding uncharacterized protein LOC129958455 produces the protein MHRHKTLTHCGIQTLMSSLREHYWLIRSRKTIRRVLKSCITCKRFEAKHLEIQAAPLLEDRLRDSATFEITGIDLAGPLFLKDGSKAWIVLFTCAVYRTVHLELVTSLTIAKFLLSLRWFIARRGRPSTICTDSGSNFHGSNQAPRRVDWQKIKSDTFVSRIQWKFIPLSSPCWGGFWERLIGLMKTILRKILGKACLKYEELLTILCNCGNVINSRPITYVSEDLELQPLTPAMFLRNLKETGVSDMDQIKSSSLQKRYIYRLKLREDLRKRFRSEYLDQLRRYAKKSRNSYIFSIGDIVLLETMAKRISWPLGKVVELIKGKDGIVRLVKVCTKQGELAPVRVSKEEPAPVPVSLKESAPVPVSQEVTSPVPVSPEDLLPTSQPRLINRYGRTLRTPHRLEL, from the coding sequence ATGCATAGACACAAAACTCTAACTCATTGTGGAATTCAGACTTTAATGTCAAGTTTGAGAGAACATTATTGGTTAATTAGAAGTCGCAAAACAATTCGCAGGGTTCTAAAATCTTGTATCACCTGTAAAAGATTTGAGGCTAAACATCTCGAGATACAAGCTGCACCTTTGCTGGAAGACCGTTTAAGGGACTCTGCTACCTTTGAAATTACTGGTATTGATCTTGCAGGtcctttgtttttaaaagatGGATCCAAAGCTTGGATTGTTTTATTTACCTGTGCAGTTTACCGCACAGTACATCTAGAATTAGTAACATCACTTACGATTGCCAAATTCCTTCTCTCTTTACGTTGGTTTATCGCAAGAAGAGGAAGACCTTCTACCATCTGTACTGATAGCGGTTCTAATTTTCATGGATCCAATCAAGCTCCGAGAAGAGTGGATTGGCAAAAAATCAAAAGCGACACATTTGTGTCAAGAATACAGTGGAAGTTCATCCCGCTTAGCTCGCCATGTTGGGGTGGATTCTGGGAAAGATTGATTGGCCTAATGAAAACCATCTTAAGAAAAATCCTCGGCAAGGCTTGCTTAAAATATGAAGAGCTTTTAACAATCCTTTGCAATTGTGGGAATGTCATTAATTCCAGACCAATAACTTATGTTTCTGAAGACCTGGAACTCCAACCACTGACTCCAGCGATGTTTCTGAGAAACCTTAAAGAAACTGGAGTTTCAGATATGGATCAAATCAAATCTTCCAGTTtgcaaaaaagatatatttatagattGAAACTTCGTGAAGATCTAAGGAAACGGTTTCGGTCTGAGTATCTTGATCAGCTTAGAAGATATGCGAAAAAATCACGAAACAGCTACATCTTTTCCATAGGAGATATCGTTTTATTAGAAACCATGGCTAAAAGAATCAGTTGGCCTCTTGGAAAAGTGGTCGAATTAATCAAAGGAAAAGACGGAATAGTGCGTCTTGTCAAAGTTTGCACTAAGCAAGGAGAACTAGCACCAGTGCGCGTCTCTAAGGAAGAACCAGCACCAGTGCCCGTCTCTCTGAAAGAATCAGCACCTGTTCCCGTCTCTCAAGAAGTAACATCGCCAGTGCCTGTCTCTCCGGAAGATCTATTACCCACTTCTCAACCTCGGCTAATCAACCGCTATGGTCGAACTCTACGCACTCCTCATCGTTTGGAACTCTAG
- the LOC129958454 gene encoding uncharacterized protein LOC129958454 — protein MRSGDLLVQVNSKKQAQQIRKLKALATFPVTVSSHASLNFSKGVITCGELFNVPLEEISEELKPQGVTHVRQITIRRDGQLLPTKHYVMTFDRPKIPEYLYAGYIKLPFRQYIPNPLRCFQCQRFGHSRANCRGTLTCARCAEKGHDSQKCNAEEKCVNCGENHASFSRSCERWKVEKEITSIKFKEDISYPEARKKVLNQTPKPGLSYASIVKTTFCVNCSCTNCAKYAPQPQNTEKSSDSEIENETNTTPVTNKSSRPKINSNSQKSLKLKLAKRGISQKDIRLKLKKSTSQNSVALGLATQGNVHKDLTSIFGKPKSPDSISLHPSDEEDE, from the coding sequence atgcgttctggtgacttgctggtACAGGTAAATTCCAAAAAGCAAGCACAGCAAATTAGGAAACTTAAAGCCTTAGCCACCTTTCCCGTTACTGTCAGCTCTCACGCATCCCTAAATTTCTCGAAAGGAGTAATAACGTGTGGGGAATTATTTAACGTTCCTCTAGAGGAGATCTCCGAGGAACTGAAACCCCAAGGAGTAACTCATGTACGCCAGATCaccattcggcgggatggacaactcctacCCACCAAACATTACGTAATGACCTTTGATAGACCAAAAATACCTGAATACCTTTATGCAGGATATATAAAATTGCCTTTCCGCCAGTACATCCCTAATCCTTTAAGATGTTttcaatgccagcgttttggccactCCAGGGCTAACTGCCGCGGGACATTAACATGCGCCCGCTGTGCTGAAAAAGGCCACGACAGCCAGAAATGTAACGctgaagaaaaatgtgtaaattgcGGTGAGAATCATGCATCTTTCTCTCGGTCCTGTGAACGATGgaaagttgaaaaagaaattacctctattaaatttaaagaagacaTCAGCTATCCTGAAGCTCGGAAAAAAGTTCTAAATCAGACACCAAAACCTGGATTGAGCTATGCTTCCATAGTTAAAACAACCTTCTGTGTAAATTGTTCCTGCACAAATTGTGCAAAATATGCTCCCCAACCGCAAAATACTGAAAAGTCATCCGATTcggaaattgaaaatgaaacaaacacgACTCCTGTAACTAACAAATCGTCTAGACCTAAAATTAATTCTAACTCTCAGAAATCACTTAAACTTAAGCTTGCGAAACGAGGAATCTCACAAAAAGACATTagattaaagttgaaaaaatcgACATCACAAAATTCTGTCGCTTTGGGACTTGCGACACAAGGTAATGttcataaggacttaacgtccatttttggcAAACCTAAAAGTCCCGATTCCATTTCCCTTCATCCGTCTGACGAGGAGGATGAGTaa